The genomic region ACGAACTGTACGCCAAGTATATGGGGCGGCGGATTAAGGGTGATACTGAGTAAGTAGCATCTGATGAAAATGGCGAGGGACATTATTGAAAGCTGGCCTGTTTTTAATTTCCATCGCTGTTCTTTGCTTTACCTTCATTTTCATCTGGATCATGCTCATTGGTCCTGTGAATGGGCATGAAAAGACTTACTTTAAGGACTCAACAACTTTTGCGGTCATCGTTATGGCAGTGCTATTGATAGCATTCGTAGTGGTTACAGTAATGGTGTTATTGTGAAGCGGAAAAGTAAGTTTTGTGAGTTTTATCGCTAACAACCAGAAGAAGAGCAACAAAATATGTACCGCATCTATGTGCTTTTCCTGAAGTCCTAGATGTTTTTTTATTCTAAGCACATGAATCTTGGAAATAAAGGTGAGCTTCGTCTGTCAACAATCGCAGCCGCTACCATAGTGGGGTAGCTAAGTTGCTAACAACGATTTTGGATTATCTGTGTACGATGATGGTGGCTCGCGTGCATTTTGTGAGTTAATATATATGTTAACTATGGATTAGTAGATGGTTCAACATACATTTAAAGGTAACTGCTTCACAGTAACTCATTGTAATGGGGCTCTTAAAACGCTATCTGATGTCATCCGGAGCGTGACTCCAGCCAAAAAGCAAAAAACTATGGTAGTCAATCTTAGACTGCAAATAGAGCGATTAGCCTCTGGTAAGAGGACTCCCGACCTAAGTGTTAGAAAGGAGGGGGTTTTACCTTCTTACAATGGAAAACCCAGCAAAAATTTTTGGGCTATAAAGAAGATACCCATCAGAGGTTATTACTGGGAGTCAGAAAGAGTATTCATGACTTATTTCATAAGTCATTACATCTACAAGGATTTTGATGACCTAAGTGATTCTGATACCCAGAAGGTCCGTAACAACTGGGAACGAATCGAGAGAGGATTAGATGACTGTTGACAACAATTCTGCAGGCGAAGTTTTCGAACTTCCCTATGTCAGTGAAAGGGAGATGGCTTCCGAACGATTGGTGTTCAACACCACGGAGGATCTCCTACTAGCCATGCAAGATGCAGGCATCACCAAAGGTGAGCTTGCCAGGAAACTTGGTAAATCACCTTCCCATGTTTCGCAGCTGCTTGATGGAACCAGAAACATGACCCTGAGAACATTATCCGACATATCATACGCACTGGGTGCTGAAGCAAGGGTCTCTGTTTTCAGAAATGGGGTTGATGTCTCACATCACATCATTCCACCATTAAGGCAATATGAGACTAGTGAACCCGAACTGAAAGATACTAGTGAAACAAAAATTGTGCGCTTTGTGATAGGAAGTAAGTTTGGCTCTAGCAACGACAACAATGATGTGGGTATTTTATGTTATCAGAGATAAGGCTCATTGAGGTCAGCACTAGCAACATACATTTCAAGCATACCCCTTTGAAAAGTGGTACTAATAGGGGCAATTTTGAAGCTGAGATCGGTGAGATTACTGTCGAAGCCGGTAAAAAATTAAAATCCGATGAAGCACTAAGTATAATTGAGATAACTGCTTCCCCAAAGGTTGTAGGTCTCAGCACGACCAGTGATGGGGCAATCCATGAAACGTTTAACCTGCAATTTGGTTTACGTTTAGTATTCACTTATCCAGACAGTATCGATTTAACACCAGAATTACTTGATGAAAACCGATGGTTCTTTGAATATAACGTAAAAATATTCTTTAAAACACAATGTGAACAAATACTTAAGCCAACAACTATCAAGAATATTGAGCTACCATTTGGGTAGAATCGACCCGGCCACCGCG from Citrobacter sp. RHB25-C09 harbors:
- a CDS encoding helix-turn-helix transcriptional regulator, whose product is MTVDNNSAGEVFELPYVSEREMASERLVFNTTEDLLLAMQDAGITKGELARKLGKSPSHVSQLLDGTRNMTLRTLSDISYALGAEARVSVFRNGVDVSHHIIPPLRQYETSEPELKDTSETKIVRFVIGSKFGSSNDNNDVGILCYQR